One segment of Carya illinoinensis cultivar Pawnee chromosome 13, C.illinoinensisPawnee_v1, whole genome shotgun sequence DNA contains the following:
- the LOC122292300 gene encoding calcium-dependent protein kinase 7-like — protein sequence MGNCCANPSSPSQKQHGKRKKKPNPFSADYAVSNGTGGGNKFWVLKNPTGRDITEQYELGREVGRGEFGVTYLCTDVSSGEKFACKSISKKKLRTAVDIEDVRREVEIMKHLRKHPNIVTLKDTYEDDQAVHIVMELCEGGELFDRIVARGHYSERAAAGVMKTIVEVVQMCHKQGVMHRDLKPENFLFANKKETSPLKAIDFGLSVFFRPGEQFNEIVGSPYYMAPEVLKRNYGPEVDVWSAGVILYILLCGVPPFWAETEQGVAQAIIRSVIDFKRDPWPKVSDNAKDLVKKMLDPDPKRRLTAQEVLDHPWLQNAKKASNVPLGETVKARLKQFSVMNKLKKRALRVVAEHLSVEEVAGLKEAFDMMDAGNRGKINLEEFRLGLQKLGQQIADVDLQILMEAADVDGDGTLNYGEFVAVSVHLKKMGNDEHLHKAFAFFDQNQSGYIEIEELRDALSDELEANSEEVITAIMHDVDTDKDGRISYEEFSAMMKAGTDWRKASRQYSRERFNSLSLRLMRDGSLQVANEGR from the exons ATGGGAAATTGCTGTGCAAACCCCAGTTCTCCTTCTCAGAAGCAACACGGGAAGCGGAAGAAAAAACCCAATCCCTTCTCTGCTGATTACGCCGTGTCCAATGGAACTGGAGGCGGGAACAAGTTTTGGGTCTTGAAAAATCCGACGGGCCGTGACATCACGGAACAATATGAGCTCGGCCGCGAGGTCGGCCGAGGTGAATTCGGGGTCACATACTTGTGTACCGATGTGTCTTCAGGCGAGAAGTTCGCCTGCAAATCGATATCGAAGAAGAAGCTTAGGACTGCGGTGGATATTGAGGACGTGAGGAGGGAGGTGGAGATTATGAAGCATTTGCGTAAGCACCCGAATATCGTAACCTTGAAGGATACTTATGAGGATGACCAGGCAGTTCACATTGTCATGGAATTGTGCGAGGGAGGTGAGCTGTTTGATCGGATTGTGGCGAGGGGGCATTACTCGGAACGAGCTGCAGCGGGTGTTATGAAAACCATTGTTGAAGTTGTTCAG ATGTGTCATAAGCAAGGAGTGATGCATCGTGATCTCAAACCAGAGAACTTTCTTTTTGCTAACAAGAAGGAGACATCCCCCTTGAAGGCAATTGATTTTGGGTTGTCGGTATTCTTCAGACCTG GTGAGCAATTCAATGAGATTGTGGGCAGTCCCTATTACATGGCTCCTGAGGTTCTAAAGCGCAATTATGGCCCAGAGGTTGATGTCTGGAGTGCCGGGgttattttgtatattttacttTGTGGTGTTCCACCATTCTGGGCAG AAACTGAGCAAGGGGTGGCCCAGGCAATTATTCGTTCTGTTATTGATTTTAAGAGGGACCCCTGGCCCAAAGTCTCGGATAATGCAAAGGACCTTGTGAAGAAAATGCTTGATCCTGATCCTAAGCGGCGGCTTACAGCTCAGGAAGTGCTTG ATCATCCTTGGCTGCAAAATGCCAAGAAGGCTTCAAATGTTCCCCTGGGCGAGACTGTGAAAGCCAGGCTCAAGCAATTTTCAGTGATGAACAAGCTCAAAAAGAGAGCTCTAAGG GTGGTGGCTGAGCATTTGTCAGTCGAGGAAGTGGCTGGCTTAAAGGAAGCCTTTGATATGATGGATGCTGGCAACAGAGGCAAGATAAACCTTGAGGAGTTTCGATTAGGGTTGCAAAAGCTTGGCCAACAGATTGCTGATGTAGATCTTCAAATACTAATGGAAGCT GCTGATGTTGACGGGGATGGAACTCTCAATTATGGAGAGTTTGTCGCAGTTTCAGTTCACCTTAAAAAGATGGGCAATGACGAGCATCTGCACAAAGCTTTTGCATTCTTTGATCAAAACCAGAGTGGTTACATAGAGATTGAAGAGCTGCGGGATGCTTTGAGTGATGAACTGGAAGCTAACAGTGAGGAAGTTATCACTGCCATTATGCATGATGTGGACACAGACAAG
- the LOC122292444 gene encoding uncharacterized protein LOC122292444 yields the protein MSIPLQALSFLVLFSGCGCILNFQMLSLRILSFLNRQPLSSPPVSLSNKPINTFISQSLTYGDDFAFKKGRARPSSFSSYIVRAVEKDSHQFEVVPDKAREALQELDQQLQSFSEKKISLPKIRASDVKFTKEQMTDQEEFSDSYLAYSAIGLVLFTILYNIFFETVIKAAVDIPLVAPATTAVTEPSKDQTSN from the exons ATGTCCATCCCTCTGCAGGCTTTATCTTTCCTAGTGTTGTTTAGTGGCTGTGGTTGCATCCTCAACTTTCAAATGCTTTCTCTGCGaattctctcatttctcaacaGGCAACCATTGTCATCTCCACCAGTATCTCTCTCCAACAAGCCCATTAATACATTCATCTCTCAATCCTTAACATATGGTGATGATTTTGCGTTTAAGAAAGGAAGAGCACGGCCATCTTCTTTTTCATCCTATATCGTTCGTGCAGTGGAGAAGGATTCACACCAGTTTGAGGTAGTCCCAGATAAGGCTAGAGAAGCCCTCCAAGAGCTTGACCAGCAGCTTCAATCCTTCTCCGAGAAAAAAATCAGCCTTCCAAAGATAAGAG CTTCAGATGTGAAATTTACTAAAGAGCAAATGACCGATCAAGAAGAATTTTCAGATTCTTATCTAGCATATTCAGCTATTGGTCTTgtacttttcaccattttatataatatattttttgagacGGTAATAAAAGCAGCTGTAGATATTCCATTGGTAGCACCGGCTACTACAGCGGTGACAGAACCTTCCAAAGACCAAACAAGTAATTAA
- the LOC122291145 gene encoding protein FAR-RED ELONGATED HYPOCOTYL 3-like produces the protein MNAFFDGFVHAGTTLKEFVDQFDNALRKKVKVETTTDFNSTNQTIPYSSAFCIEKQFQAVYTNAKFKEVQREVWGMILCNCILISKEGCISTYDVLDEITADDDHVKSMKYTVYFNEEEVDVKCTCALFEMRGILCRHVLNVCQMNKIYALPDKYILDRWRKDLKRRYTVVKSSYDDLQQNADSRRYEFVVKRCLKLATRVCTSDDRVHAFMSHLDEFEIKFKGLTLESG, from the coding sequence ATGAATGCTTTCTTCGATGGGTTTGTGCATGCTGGTACGACGTTGAAAGAATTTGTCGATCAATTTGACAATGCGCTCAGGAAGAAGGTGAAGGTCGAGACGACAACTGATTTCAACTCCACAAACCAAACCATCCCATATTCATCCGCATTCTGCATTGAGAAGCAATTTCAAGCTGTGTATACAAACGCAAAATTCAAGGAGGTCCAACGAGAGGTGTGGGGAATGATTTTATGTAACTGCATACTTATAAGTAAGGAGGGTTGCATTTCTACTTATGATGTGTTGGATGAAATTACCGCTGATGATGACCATGTCAAGAGCATGAAGTACACAGTTTACTTTAACGAGGAGGAAGTTGATGTTAAATGTACATGTGCattatttgagatgaggggAATTCTCTGTAGGCATGTATTGAACGTATGCCAGATGAATAAGATTTATGCATTGCCGGATAAGTACATCTTGGATCGCTGGAGGAAGGACTTAAAGAGGAGATATACGGTGGTAAAAAGTAGCTATGACGATTTGCAGCAGAATGCGGACTCACGGAGGTATGAGTTCGTGGTTAAACGATGTCTAAAATTAGCAACTCGTGTATGCACAAGTGATGACCGTGTTCATGCATTCATGTCCCACTTGGATGAGTTTGAGAttaaatttaaaggattaacaCTTGAGTCCGGTTAA
- the LOC122290794 gene encoding protein FAR-RED IMPAIRED RESPONSE 1-like — protein sequence MSRPRPTIKTDCKAKINAHLVNGTWVVTTVENAHNHSTISPQKSRFFRLHKYLEEYSQRMLDLNDRAGIRMNKNFGAPVVDAGGLENLDFQEKDCQNFIDKARQLRLGKGGGKALTEYFKRMRLQNNGFVYLIDVDEELRLRNVFWADARSRAAYEYFGDVITFDTTYLTNRYGMPFAPFVGVNYHGQSILLGAGLISSEDTSTFVWLFRAWLECMDGRAPKAIITDQD from the coding sequence ATGTCAAGGCCGCGACCAACTATTAAAACAGATTGTAAGGCAAAAATCAATGCTCACTTGGTGAATGGTACTTGGGTGGTGACCACTGTAGAGAATGCTCATAATCATAGTACGATCAGCCCACAAAAGTCTAGATTTTTTAGGTTGCACAAGTATTTAGAAGAATACAGTCAGAGGATGCTTGACTTGAACGACAGAGCAGGCATTCGAATGAATAAGAATTTTGGGGCTCCTGTTGTTGATGCTGGTGGGTTAGAGAATCTTGATTTCCAAGAAAAAGACTGtcaaaattttattgacaaaGCCAGACAATTAAGATTGGGTAAAGGGGGTGGCAAAGCACTTACTGAGTACTTCAAGAGGATGAGGTTGCAGAATAATGGTTTTGTCTATCTGATTGATGTGGATGAGGAGTTGAGACTGAGAAATGTGTTCTGGGCTGACGCACGTAGTAGAGCAGCGTATGAGTATTTCGGAGATGTTATCACCTTCGATACGACATACCTAACAAATAGGTATGGTATGCCGTTTGCTCCTTTTGTTGGTGTAAATTATCATGGGCAGTCTATATTGTTAGGGGCTGGGTTGATTTCAAGCGAGGATACGAGTACTTTTGTGTGGTTGTTTCGAGCATGGTTGGAGTGCATGGATGGTCGGGCTCCAAAAGCGATTATAACAGATCAAGATTGA
- the LOC122291144 gene encoding pollen-specific leucine-rich repeat extensin-like protein 2, whose translation MDTEEDKNKARPSTPIPPIQGYYGPRNAYCPPFMMHPNSQPMPPFPTTFIYPPSSNAEESAPPMPHFSTVFIYPSSTNAKESGSLQAPPPMLPFPTTFIYPPSTNAEESGRLQQAIQPPSTSCPPSSTGEELRSTGKDSSNAETASNVGDTSLDVETEAEEINEENSDKDRVEEEPKPSMEFAIDNELMAYYKRYAK comes from the exons ATGGACAcagaagaagataaaaacaaagCCAGGCCTTCTACACCAATTCCACCAATTCAG GGATATTATGGTCCAAGAAATGCCTATTGCCCGCCATTTATGATGCATCCAAAT TCCCAACCAATGCCACCATTTCCAACAACGTTCATCTACCCTCCGTCGAGTAATGCCGAGGAGTCAG CCCCACCAATGCCACATTTTTCAACAGTGTTCATCTATCCTTCGTCAACTAATGCGAAGGAGTCGGGCAGTCTTCAAGCA CCCCCACCAATGCTACCTTTTCCAACTACGTTCATCTATCCTCCATCGACTAACGCAGAGGAGTCTGGCCGTCTTCAACAAGCGATCCAA CCCCCATCAACTTCATGCCCTCCATCGAGTACCGGAGAGGAATTGAGAAGCACCGGAAAGGATTCAAGTAATGCAGAGACTGCAAGTAATGTTGGAG atacTTCATTAGATGTAGAGACAGAGGCCGAGGAGATAAATGAAGAAAACTCTGATAAAGACCGAGTTGAGGAGGAGCCAAAACCTAGTATGGAGTTTGCCATTGATAATGAGCTAATGGCCTATTATAAGCGATATGCGAAGTAA
- the LOC122291146 gene encoding glutathione S-transferase T3-like, protein MWERISDFYHEYKKPHNVNRSVGSLINRWSMIQKCTNKFCAYLAQVESLHPSGATEQDKIERAKILYKEIERGNFTLEHSWNLLRHQPKWHQHMNTLNTRRKPHDRQLSNEQSSEVLGDVVEENVERPAGKKTEKESLRKRKAQESSDAEFDMELGAMTEDRRLFMAERREWQTKADRDRGAQLELDKRKFEAEMMSKDLSGMNAMQQAYFHKVQEKI, encoded by the exons ATGTGGGAGAGGATTTCTGATTTTTATCACGAATATAAGAAACCACATAATGTGAACCGTTCGGTTGGATCATTGATCAATCGTTGGTCCATGATccaaaaatgcacaaataagttttgtgcataTCTAGCACAAGTTGAGTCATTGCACCCGAGTGGTGCAACCGAGCAAGATAAG attgaaagagcaaaaatattgTACAAAGAGATAGAACGAGGGAACTTCACATTAGAGCATTCTTGGAATCTTTTGAGACAtcaacccaaatggcatcaacACATGAATACGCTGAATACGAGGAGAAAGCCACACGATAGACAACTTTCCAATGAgcagtcaagtgaagttttgggcGATGTTGTGGAGGAGAATGTTGAAAGGCCTGCTGGAAAAAAGACTGAAAAGGAAAGCTTGAGGAAGCGGAAGGCACAAGAATCATCTGATGCTGAGTTCGACATGGAATTAGGAGCAATGACCGAGGATAGACGATTGTTCATGGCGGAGAGAAGAGAATGGCAGACGAAGGCTGATCGCGATAGAGGTGCACAACTGGAGCTTGATAAAAGAAAGTTCGAGGCTGAGATGATGAGCAAGGATCTTTCTGGTATGAATGCCATGCAGCAAGCCTACTTCCATAAAGTTCAGgaaaaaatttga